A window of uncultured Methanoregula sp. genomic DNA:
AACCTGTACAAAAAGAGAAGGCATGGCTTTTACGCTGACCTTCCGGTTGCGGGTCTATCTCACGATTCTTGCCATTATTCTCACGTGTGGGATGATCGGCCTGATGGTGACCGAGAACTTCCCACCCCTCGATGCATTCTACTTCCTCATCGTGACGATCGCAACCGTGGGGTACGGGGACATTCACCCCATAACTCCTGCCGGCAAGCTTCTCGTGATCGCAATCATCATCACGGGTGTTGGGTGTTTTGTCGGCGTTGTGGCAAATACCATTGAGAACATGATCGATGAGCGCGAACGAAAGGTTCGTCTTGAAAAACTGAACATGATCATCGGCGTTTTCTTCTCGGAAGTGGGATCGAAACTCCTCAGAAAATTCAGTGCCCGCGATCCTTCGATCCACGAGATCCGGTCCGCACTCCTCGTCTCTTCTGCCTGGTCAGATACCGATTTTTCCCGGGCCTACAAAGCACTGGACAAGCATGTCTGCAGCCTTGACAGCAGAGAAGTTCCTCTGGAAGAACTGCATGCATTTCTTGCACATCATAAGGGTTTCATGCTCTCCCTTCTTGAAAATCCCCAGCTCATAGAGCACGATCGTTTCACCCCGCTCCTCCAGGCACTCTTTCACTTGACCGAGGAACTGCTGGCCCGGGAGACCCTGACCGGGCTTCCCGAAACGGATTATGCCCATCTCTCCGGGGACATCAACCGGGTCTATGGCATGCTCTGCACGGAATGGCTCTCGTACATGAAATACCTCAAACATAATTACCCGTACCTCTTCTCGCTTGCCATGCGGACCAACCCGTTCGATGCACAAGCATCGCCGGTTGTCCGGTAATTTTTTTCCCTGTACCGGCTTCCAGGGTCGAGGGCCTGACAAGATGGGGTAAAAAATCCGGTTCAGTGGCAGAAATTTAAAAAAAATTATGGCTCGATTCCGGAGCTTACGCCATCATGGCATATGCCAGGATGGAGAGCAGGAATGCAAGCAGGATCATTGCAAGCGAGAGCGGGGCAACAAAGACGAGCATGGCGTTCACGGTGCTTGCCAGCTGGGCGATCCGGTTGGACCCGAAGACCACGATGTGTTCGCACTGGGCGGTTGCTGCCCCGGCTTCTGCCGGCGCCAGATCATCGATGGCTTCCCGCACGCTCTGCATGACGTGAGGCAGGAACTCCTTGACCCCCACGTGCATGCCCACGGGGTTCTTGCCGGTGATGGTGTTGACGACGTGCGAATCGGTTGTCATCACTTCGGCGTGATCG
This region includes:
- a CDS encoding potassium channel family protein, which encodes MAFTLTFRLRVYLTILAIILTCGMIGLMVTENFPPLDAFYFLIVTIATVGYGDIHPITPAGKLLVIAIIITGVGCFVGVVANTIENMIDERERKVRLEKLNMIIGVFFSEVGSKLLRKFSARDPSIHEIRSALLVSSAWSDTDFSRAYKALDKHVCSLDSREVPLEELHAFLAHHKGFMLSLLENPQLIEHDRFTPLLQALFHLTEELLARETLTGLPETDYAHLSGDINRVYGMLCTEWLSYMKYLKHNYPYLFSLAMRTNPFDAQASPVVR